Proteins encoded by one window of Lactobacillus sp. ESL0684:
- a CDS encoding alpha/beta hydrolase gives MREKVNGNQLYYTKLGKGQPLLLLHGHHLDGGMFDKVAAPLSLYYTVYVLDMRGHGLSQGDVAEHYQTEVEDVASFIKQVGIEGCFCFGFDAGGLVAMMLASQQPQIFAKLMIAGVFVNGNGISPYHYLTEGFLRFLRLDRDSQVELTESFMSVDSLRAITIPTYCIVGEKDWVKVEHVRWYSQLIPQGQLIVMPRQTHDSYAVKSFKLLNLMEEFFK, from the coding sequence ATGAGAGAAAAGGTTAATGGCAACCAACTATACTATACTAAGTTAGGTAAGGGTCAACCACTGCTTTTACTACATGGACATCACTTAGATGGTGGGATGTTTGATAAGGTAGCAGCCCCGCTGTCGCTTTATTATACCGTCTATGTGCTCGATATGCGGGGACATGGCTTAAGCCAAGGAGACGTGGCTGAACACTATCAAACTGAAGTCGAGGATGTTGCCAGTTTTATTAAGCAAGTTGGCATTGAAGGGTGTTTTTGTTTTGGCTTTGATGCGGGTGGCTTGGTAGCTATGATGCTTGCCAGTCAGCAGCCGCAAATTTTTGCTAAGCTAATGATTGCTGGTGTTTTTGTTAACGGCAACGGTATTAGTCCGTATCATTATTTGACTGAAGGTTTTTTACGGTTTTTACGACTTGATCGTGATAGTCAAGTTGAACTAACTGAGAGCTTCATGTCGGTCGATAGTTTGCGAGCAATCACTATTCCAACTTATTGTATTGTCGGTGAAAAGGATTGGGTCAAAGTCGAGCATGTGCGTTGGTACAGTCAATTAATTCCTCAAGGGCAATTGATTGTAATGCCCCGTCAGACTCATGATAGTTATGCAGTTAAAAGTTTTAAGCTGCTTAATTTAATGGAAGAATTTTTTAAATAG
- a CDS encoding ribose-phosphate diphosphokinase codes for MNKEEILQLMHPMKLIGLSGNPALNEKIASILKKPLIETAVQHFSDGEIQVNIGESVRGCDVFVIQSIQDPVNENFMELEIVLDALHRASAHKVSVVVPYLAYSRSDTKTRSREPITAKLVANLLQITGMDHLIALDLHASQIQGFYNIPVDHLHALPHLAQYFLDNGIATKDDDNLVVVSPDHSGAKLARNFGQFFNAPIAIVDQRRARYDTEVHDVIGDVKNKKCIIVDDLIDTGSRISSSTKSVMAAGAKKVYVAATHALLSQDATEVLNELPIEQIVVTDTIKHSHYPDRMVRISVDLLLARGINYAYNDRSMHSLSENEK; via the coding sequence ATGAATAAGGAAGAAATCTTGCAATTAATGCACCCAATGAAATTAATCGGGTTAAGTGGGAATCCAGCTTTAAATGAAAAAATTGCTTCAATCTTGAAAAAGCCATTAATTGAAACAGCTGTGCAACATTTTAGTGATGGTGAGATTCAAGTAAACATTGGTGAAAGCGTTCGTGGGTGTGATGTGTTTGTCATTCAATCGATTCAAGATCCAGTTAATGAGAACTTTATGGAATTAGAAATCGTTTTGGATGCTTTGCATCGTGCATCAGCACATAAGGTTAGCGTAGTTGTTCCATATTTAGCATATTCACGTTCTGATACTAAGACACGCTCACGTGAACCGATTACTGCTAAGTTAGTGGCTAATTTATTACAAATTACAGGAATGGATCATTTGATTGCTCTTGATTTACATGCTTCACAAATTCAAGGGTTTTACAATATTCCAGTCGATCATTTGCATGCTTTACCGCATTTGGCACAGTATTTCCTTGATAATGGGATTGCGACTAAAGATGATGACAACTTAGTAGTTGTTTCACCTGATCATTCGGGGGCAAAACTGGCTCGTAACTTTGGTCAATTCTTTAATGCGCCAATTGCAATTGTTGATCAGCGTCGTGCCCGTTATGATACTGAAGTGCACGATGTGATTGGTGACGTGAAGAATAAAAAGTGTATCATTGTTGATGACTTGATTGATACTGGTTCACGAATTTCGTCTTCAACTAAGTCAGTTATGGCTGCTGGTGCTAAAAAGGTTTATGTTGCAGCAACTCATGCATTATTATCGCAAGATGCGACTGAAGTGTTGAATGAACTACCAATTGAACAAATTGTAGTAACAGATACGATTAAGCATAGCCATTATCCAGATCGCATGGTCAGAATTTCAGTTGATTTACTGCTAGCGCGTGGCATTAATTATGCTTATAATGATCGTTCTATGCACTCTTTGAGTGAAAATGAGAAGTAA
- a CDS encoding NAD-dependent protein deacylase — protein sequence MIDPNQIAELKADLAQAKHVTFLTGAGVSTHSGIPDYRSKNGIYDGVSESPETILSEDTLYQRPEFFYKFVMDNMYFPQAQPNTIHQKIAAICNEKGELITQNVDGLDRKAGNLHVTEFHGNLYQIYCTKCHQSVPYEEYAQSFKHQNCGGIIRPGIVLYGEGIDSDNLARSINAMQSSDLVIVSGTSFVVYPFAQLLAYKQENAKIWAINKTPISATEINSIIGDALDVFKQV from the coding sequence ATGATTGATCCTAATCAAATAGCAGAACTTAAAGCAGATCTTGCTCAAGCTAAACACGTAACCTTTTTAACTGGTGCTGGTGTATCAACTCATTCCGGTATTCCTGACTACCGTTCAAAAAACGGTATCTATGATGGTGTAAGTGAAAGTCCTGAAACTATCTTAAGTGAAGATACGCTTTATCAGCGACCAGAATTTTTCTATAAATTTGTCATGGACAATATGTATTTTCCCCAAGCTCAGCCAAATACCATTCATCAAAAAATCGCAGCTATTTGTAATGAAAAAGGTGAACTGATTACCCAAAATGTTGATGGTCTTGATCGCAAAGCAGGTAATCTGCATGTAACTGAATTTCACGGTAATTTATACCAAATATACTGCACTAAATGCCATCAAAGTGTACCCTATGAGGAATATGCCCAGAGTTTTAAGCATCAAAACTGCGGTGGTATTATTCGCCCAGGAATTGTCCTTTATGGTGAAGGTATCGACAGCGACAACTTAGCCAGATCAATCAACGCTATGCAATCTTCAGACTTGGTCATTGTTTCTGGAACTAGCTTTGTTGTCTACCCATTCGCACAATTGTTAGCTTATAAACAGGAAAATGCGAAAATATGGGCAATTAACAAAACACCAATTTCTGCAACCGAAATTAATTCCATAATTGGTGATGCTTTAGATGTTTTTAAACAAGTTTAG
- a CDS encoding methylated-DNA--[protein]-cysteine S-methyltransferase, whose translation MLYYDNVTINNITYLLAADNMGLVYVGQLGAPKLSIDHFYPDTLFKWNSALLAPYASELTEFFSKKRTKFDLPLNLEATCTPWQQQVLAQVSQIDYGQTVSYGEIANMLNRPQAVRAVAHAIANNPILFFIPCHRIIRANGKFGQYRLGNSVKKELINLEKSF comes from the coding sequence ATGCTATATTATGATAATGTAACAATTAACAATATTACTTATCTGTTAGCTGCAGACAATATGGGGTTAGTTTATGTTGGGCAACTAGGAGCTCCTAAATTGTCAATCGACCATTTTTATCCAGATACGTTATTTAAATGGAATTCTGCACTTCTTGCGCCATACGCCTCAGAACTAACCGAGTTTTTCTCAAAAAAGCGGACTAAATTTGATCTGCCCTTGAATCTTGAAGCAACTTGTACTCCTTGGCAGCAACAAGTTTTAGCTCAAGTCAGCCAGATTGACTATGGCCAAACGGTCAGCTATGGCGAAATTGCAAACATGCTTAATCGACCACAAGCTGTACGGGCTGTTGCACATGCAATTGCCAATAATCCGATTTTATTTTTTATCCCTTGTCATCGCATCATTCGTGCCAATGGGAAATTTGGCCAGTATCGTTTAGGCAACTCCGTTAAAAAGGAATTAATTAATTTAGAAAAGAGTTTTTAG
- the asnA gene encoding aspartate--ammonia ligase has protein sequence MKLTIPDNYQPTLTIRDTEAAIVFIRERFQEILAQKLNLQRMSAPMFVEQSTGLNDNLNGVERPVAFDAKDLPQDDSIEIVHSLAKWKRTALKKYGFGMHEGLYTNMNAIRRDEEVDNFHSIYVDQWDWEKVIDKSERTLETLKAAVNQIFAAIKQIETECAQRYPASTYHLPDKVCFVTTQELEDRWPELSPEERENKIAQKDGAAFIMQIGGDLNRSGQPHDGRAPDYDDWQLNGDLTFWYEPLKQKIEISSMGIRVSPESLHEQLQQRGCLEREELPYHQMLLKGELPYTIGGGIGQSRLCMLLLAKAHIGEVQASVWPKEMVKDCLDHNIQIL, from the coding sequence ATGAAATTAACTATCCCAGATAATTATCAGCCAACTCTAACCATTCGCGATACTGAGGCAGCCATCGTCTTTATTCGTGAACGTTTCCAAGAAATCTTGGCGCAAAAATTAAATTTACAACGAATGTCTGCACCAATGTTTGTCGAGCAAAGTACTGGACTAAACGATAACCTCAACGGTGTCGAACGTCCTGTTGCATTCGACGCAAAAGATTTACCACAAGACGACTCTATCGAAATTGTGCATTCATTAGCTAAATGGAAGCGTACTGCACTTAAAAAGTATGGTTTTGGTATGCATGAAGGACTCTATACTAACATGAACGCCATTCGCCGCGATGAAGAAGTCGATAATTTCCATTCAATTTATGTCGACCAGTGGGATTGGGAAAAGGTGATCGATAAATCAGAACGCACACTTGAAACGCTGAAGGCTGCCGTTAATCAAATTTTCGCAGCAATCAAACAAATTGAAACAGAATGTGCGCAGCGCTATCCAGCTTCAACTTATCATTTGCCAGATAAAGTGTGTTTCGTCACTACCCAAGAGCTAGAGGATCGCTGGCCTGAACTTAGTCCTGAAGAACGCGAAAATAAAATTGCTCAAAAAGACGGTGCTGCCTTTATTATGCAAATCGGTGGTGATTTAAACCGCAGCGGTCAACCACATGACGGTCGAGCTCCTGACTACGATGATTGGCAATTAAACGGCGATTTAACTTTTTGGTATGAACCCCTTAAACAAAAAATTGAAATTTCATCAATGGGCATCAGGGTCAGTCCTGAGAGTCTACACGAACAACTGCAACAAAGAGGTTGTCTTGAACGTGAAGAACTGCCATATCACCAAATGCTACTTAAGGGTGAACTACCATATACCATCGGCGGCGGAATTGGACAATCACGTCTCTGCATGTTGCTACTAGCTAAAGCACATATTGGTGAAGTCCAAGCTAGCGTTTGGCCTAAAGAAATGGTCAAAGACTGCCTCGACCACAATATTCAAATCCTCTAA
- a CDS encoding ribonuclease H family protein — protein sequence MKFYAVRKGREPGIYRSWDAAKQQVNGYSNAEYKSFKNITDATDYLGWGQTERNEVLQKDEDTLERAVAKIKRASQQVKPPTKPAKLVTAKRKPAKTTRSNHFKSSNPSDFFAAIYTDGGTRNTGNYKGGHVKATDKAAWAYLIEWQEAGQQQATSDSNGEFGATNNKMELTALIEALKKLIKLGFNQQRLLFTLDSQYVLEPINKGWLKSWKKRGWKKSSKGEIANLACWQELDQLLEQFTNTKFEWTKGHANNRGNEFVDHKLNQFMDQM from the coding sequence ATGAAATTTTATGCAGTTAGAAAAGGTCGTGAGCCAGGTATTTATCGTAGTTGGGATGCGGCGAAGCAACAAGTCAATGGCTACTCCAATGCTGAATATAAATCTTTTAAGAACATCACTGATGCAACTGATTATTTAGGCTGGGGTCAAACGGAGCGCAATGAAGTCTTACAAAAAGATGAAGATACCTTGGAGCGAGCAGTTGCTAAAATTAAGCGAGCAAGTCAACAGGTTAAGCCACCAACAAAGCCCGCTAAGCTGGTCACTGCTAAGCGTAAACCAGCTAAAACTACTCGATCAAATCATTTTAAGTCAAGCAATCCTAGTGACTTTTTTGCAGCAATCTATACTGATGGTGGTACACGCAATACAGGTAATTACAAGGGTGGCCATGTCAAAGCAACCGATAAAGCTGCTTGGGCGTATTTAATTGAATGGCAAGAAGCCGGGCAACAGCAAGCAACTTCTGATAGTAATGGCGAATTTGGTGCGACTAATAATAAGATGGAATTAACAGCATTGATTGAAGCTCTAAAGAAGCTAATCAAGCTGGGCTTTAATCAGCAACGGTTATTGTTTACGCTAGATTCCCAATATGTATTAGAACCGATTAACAAGGGCTGGCTCAAGTCATGGAAGAAGCGTGGCTGGAAAAAGAGTTCCAAAGGTGAAATTGCTAATTTAGCATGTTGGCAAGAGTTAGATCAATTACTTGAGCAATTTACTAATACCAAATTTGAATGGACTAAAGGTCATGCTAATAATCGTGGCAATGAATTTGTCGACCATAAATTGAATCAGTTTATGGATCAAATGTAA
- a CDS encoding glycosyltransferase family 2 protein, translating to MTEQPELTVIMPVYNVEKYLARALDHLASQTDPNFKLLIVNDGSTDQTREIAEHYRHKFRYFKLINKTNGGLSDARNVGLDNIDTPYCTFHDGDDWVDADYTAFFVRAFHAHPEAAMVSCGFWLDYEYRSGSVSATKKQVRGLKSKLKTYQLITNLLGSLFNNHLFASAVKGYTWNKGYKISVIRKYNLSFVKDLAFMEDQIFNIEYLSLTQGFYCDSQPLYHYWQRKDSMVHDFSLKMIPDNFKANYIVAKMIVHSLWQEHKKDHTAEQKLIEASERKQQ from the coding sequence ATGACTGAGCAACCAGAATTAACTGTTATTATGCCGGTATATAATGTTGAGAAATATTTAGCTAGAGCGTTAGACCATCTTGCAAGCCAGACAGATCCAAACTTTAAGTTGCTAATTGTCAATGATGGCTCAACTGATCAGACTCGTGAAATTGCGGAGCATTATCGGCATAAATTTCGTTACTTTAAACTAATTAATAAAACCAATGGTGGCTTGTCTGATGCCCGTAATGTTGGATTAGACAACATTGATACGCCATATTGTACTTTTCATGATGGTGATGATTGGGTTGATGCTGACTATACGGCCTTTTTTGTTCGCGCTTTTCATGCTCATCCAGAAGCAGCAATGGTATCGTGTGGTTTTTGGTTAGATTATGAATACCGATCTGGTTCAGTAAGTGCAACTAAAAAGCAAGTTCGCGGATTAAAGAGCAAGTTAAAAACTTATCAGTTGATTACTAATTTATTGGGGTCACTATTTAATAATCACTTATTTGCCAGTGCAGTTAAAGGCTATACTTGGAACAAAGGTTATAAAATATCGGTAATTCGCAAATATAACTTAAGTTTTGTCAAAGACTTAGCCTTCATGGAAGATCAGATTTTCAATATTGAATATTTATCATTAACGCAGGGCTTTTATTGTGATAGTCAACCTTTATATCATTATTGGCAACGCAAGGATAGCATGGTACATGATTTTAGCTTAAAGATGATTCCTGATAATTTTAAGGCAAATTACATAGTGGCGAAGATGATTGTTCACAGTTTATGGCAAGAACATAAAAAAGACCATACTGCTGAACAAAAGTTAATCGAAGCTAGTGAAAGGAAGCAGCAATGA
- a CDS encoding TerC family protein, which translates to MSIIKMYAPFFSASNWLHVLTSGKDWLVILTLILMECLLSVDNAVVLAAQTKRLPTKRQQEKSLFYGLWGAYIFRFIVIGIGTYLINFWEIKLAGSIYLFYLAGKFFYDRKHPQKATVSEDTTNPKRNVKQNGKHILSLFWRTVISIEAMDIVFSIDSVLAALAVSNNPVIVLIGGMIGILCMRGVAEIIIKLMDIIPELQPMAYVLIAIIALKLLLSLPPLNYELPNTTFAIIVFSILLITIIFHFWREKRHSHQS; encoded by the coding sequence ATGTCAATTATTAAAATGTATGCTCCATTTTTTAGTGCTAGCAACTGGCTGCATGTGTTGACCAGTGGTAAAGATTGGCTAGTCATTTTGACCCTAATTTTAATGGAATGTTTGCTATCAGTAGATAATGCTGTTGTCTTGGCAGCACAAACTAAGCGCTTGCCAACTAAACGACAACAAGAAAAGTCATTGTTCTACGGGCTTTGGGGCGCATATATTTTTCGCTTTATTGTTATTGGCATCGGAACTTATCTAATCAACTTTTGGGAAATTAAATTAGCTGGCAGTATATATTTATTCTATCTAGCTGGCAAATTTTTCTATGATCGTAAACATCCGCAAAAAGCTACTGTCAGTGAAGATACTACTAATCCTAAACGAAACGTCAAACAAAATGGCAAACATATACTGTCACTATTTTGGCGGACTGTTATCTCAATTGAAGCCATGGATATTGTATTTTCAATTGATTCAGTATTAGCAGCATTGGCAGTTTCAAATAATCCAGTAATTGTCCTAATCGGCGGCATGATCGGCATCTTATGCATGCGAGGCGTGGCTGAAATTATCATCAAGTTAATGGATATTATTCCAGAACTGCAGCCAATGGCCTATGTTCTAATCGCTATCATTGCGCTGAAGCTGTTGCTGTCACTACCACCGCTGAACTACGAATTACCAAACACTACCTTTGCAATTATCGTTTTTAGTATTTTATTAATCACCATTATTTTCCACTTTTGGCGAGAAAAAAGACACTCACATCAATCCTAG
- a CDS encoding TetR/AcrR family transcriptional regulator: MARRKNLKRRRIILNNTFSLIRTNGMDNVSFQLVAEKSGISKSLLQSYYSHKSKLIDDVVRNILNTLDQQVSKFSNSNAGICARTKAFIYIIAMLGIYDQGLERIILEVFSSTKTLDTWSKMLNSWIKEVQLFDDTPFDMVQVESGIAFVVTGVGFLYRNREKYNLSAEQLADYATSSFMYSFLNYNSKQIKQELQAGHEIIAAADIEVIHDAINTMFDDDKEIVC; this comes from the coding sequence ATGGCACGACGAAAGAACCTTAAGCGGCGCAGAATTATTCTAAATAATACATTTTCTTTAATTCGAACAAATGGGATGGATAATGTTTCTTTTCAGTTAGTTGCTGAAAAATCGGGAATTTCAAAGTCTTTATTACAGTCGTATTATTCGCATAAGTCCAAGTTGATTGATGATGTTGTTCGAAATATTCTTAATACGTTAGACCAGCAAGTGAGTAAGTTTAGTAACTCTAACGCTGGAATTTGTGCGCGAACCAAGGCTTTCATTTATATAATTGCGATGCTTGGTATATATGATCAAGGGCTAGAGCGGATTATTCTGGAAGTTTTTAGTAGTACTAAAACGCTCGATACTTGGAGTAAAATGCTCAATAGTTGGATTAAAGAAGTGCAATTATTTGACGATACGCCGTTTGATATGGTGCAAGTAGAATCAGGCATTGCTTTTGTAGTTACTGGAGTCGGATTTCTATATCGTAATCGTGAAAAATATAATTTAAGCGCAGAGCAATTAGCAGATTATGCTACTAGTTCTTTTATGTATAGTTTTTTAAATTATAATTCTAAACAGATAAAACAAGAACTACAAGCTGGTCATGAGATTATTGCCGCTGCTGATATCGAAGTGATTCATGATGCAATTAACACTATGTTTGATGACGATAAAGAGATTGTATGTTAG
- the cls gene encoding cardiolipin synthase — protein MELVRDIIRIIVITNTILSFYIVFHRRRSVSTTWAWLIILLVLPVIGLILYGFFGRGISQENIFAINKQQHIGLLNVQKSITKAPQKISSADTSNKADMVVNYFDRNGEAPLSKNNHVKLYTDGEAMFHDLIQDIEQAKETINIEFYTFYNDDIGNQILNLLIKKAREGLKVRVLYDAWGSMGATKKWFKQLCDVGGEVLPFITSRNMITRYRINYHLHRKIVVVDGKTSWTGGFNIGDQYLSRKKKFGYWRDSHVRIVGSASLILQERFVMDWNASIQKDSQLITFNQLLFPDLDENEIHPGDVATQIVADGPDNSNANMRNGIMRLMGLAKKRLWLQTPYLIPDDAMFATLQTIAMSGVDLRIMIPCKPDHPFIYRATQWYANELSRYGVKIYIYNHGFIHAKTIVVDDDFATVGSMNQDYRSYDLNFEDVAVFYDQNFTKEVAQAFEKDMQYSTLLTPEMIAKQSRWLKTLQSFSRMLSPIL, from the coding sequence GTGGAATTAGTTCGAGATATTATCCGTATTATTGTTATTACCAACACTATTTTAAGTTTTTATATTGTCTTTCACAGGCGACGTTCAGTATCGACCACCTGGGCTTGGCTGATTATTCTACTAGTACTACCAGTCATTGGACTAATTTTATACGGCTTTTTTGGTCGAGGAATTTCTCAAGAGAATATCTTTGCAATTAATAAGCAGCAACATATTGGTTTGTTAAATGTGCAAAAATCAATTACTAAAGCCCCCCAAAAAATCAGTTCCGCAGACACTTCGAATAAGGCAGATATGGTAGTAAATTATTTTGACCGTAATGGTGAAGCACCATTAAGTAAAAATAACCATGTTAAGTTGTACACTGATGGTGAAGCCATGTTTCACGACCTTATCCAAGATATTGAACAAGCTAAAGAAACCATTAACATAGAATTTTACACTTTTTACAATGATGATATCGGCAACCAAATTTTAAATTTATTAATTAAAAAAGCTCGTGAAGGTCTTAAAGTTCGGGTACTTTATGATGCATGGGGATCAATGGGAGCCACTAAAAAATGGTTTAAACAATTGTGTGATGTTGGCGGAGAAGTCCTGCCCTTTATTACTTCACGCAATATGATTACTCGTTACCGGATTAACTATCATCTCCACCGCAAAATTGTCGTAGTTGATGGCAAAACCTCTTGGACTGGTGGATTTAACATTGGGGACCAATATCTCAGCCGTAAAAAGAAATTTGGTTATTGGCGCGACAGCCATGTCCGGATTGTTGGTTCTGCCTCCTTGATCTTGCAAGAACGCTTCGTCATGGATTGGAATGCTTCGATTCAAAAAGACAGCCAACTAATTACCTTTAACCAACTGCTCTTCCCAGATTTAGACGAAAATGAAATCCACCCTGGTGATGTCGCTACTCAAATCGTGGCTGATGGTCCAGATAATTCTAATGCTAACATGCGTAACGGTATTATGCGGTTAATGGGACTAGCTAAAAAACGACTCTGGTTGCAAACCCCTTACCTAATTCCCGATGATGCCATGTTTGCGACATTGCAAACAATCGCTATGTCAGGCGTTGATTTACGAATTATGATTCCATGCAAGCCTGATCACCCTTTTATTTATCGTGCTACTCAATGGTATGCTAACGAATTATCGCGTTACGGTGTCAAAATTTATATCTACAATCATGGATTTATTCATGCTAAAACGATCGTAGTTGACGATGATTTTGCCACAGTTGGCTCGATGAACCAAGATTATCGTTCTTACGATCTTAACTTTGAGGACGTAGCCGTGTTTTATGATCAAAACTTTACCAAAGAAGTTGCTCAAGCATTTGAAAAAGATATGCAATATTCGACTTTGCTTACACCAGAAATGATCGCAAAGCAAAGTCGCTGGCTGAAAACACTTCAGAGCTTTTCGCGAATGTTATCACCAATTCTATAA
- a CDS encoding DUF1002 domain-containing protein codes for MNKKISIFALITILITGIVSMSASKQTVKADDLPIICLGTSLTNDQKDGTLKTLTKPLNNGSYQTITIDGNDLVKYLNPSGDNFTTNSGVWSSAMIKKSASGSGINVQIIDYNGHNNITKITTSQYKNAALTAGISDADIYVTSATPIDGSGALAGVYAAYAKTGENLNQAQVNAAQDEMGTLSKITKENSDKDGYSDAQLNHAVAGAKQEMGKVGNNISNSQIHDIVDKQININHLGDTINNNQKQQIINVLIEVRDSGALKNHNFKQQAASVSQGIKEHAKGIFDKINTPKNRNWFQQIWHNVTEFFGHLFGGTLVLN; via the coding sequence ATGAACAAAAAGATTTCTATTTTTGCCCTCATCACGATCCTAATTACTGGTATTGTTAGCATGAGTGCATCTAAGCAAACAGTCAAAGCCGACGACTTGCCTATTATCTGTTTAGGAACTTCATTAACTAATGATCAAAAAGATGGCACCCTTAAGACACTGACTAAGCCACTCAATAATGGCAGCTATCAAACAATTACTATCGATGGTAATGACCTAGTTAAATATCTAAATCCTTCTGGCGATAACTTTACAACTAATTCTGGAGTCTGGTCCAGTGCTATGATTAAGAAGTCGGCTAGTGGTAGCGGTATTAATGTGCAAATTATCGACTACAACGGTCATAACAATATTACCAAGATCACTACGAGCCAATATAAAAATGCTGCACTGACTGCTGGTATTAGTGACGCCGATATTTATGTAACTAGTGCTACCCCCATTGATGGTTCCGGAGCCTTAGCTGGCGTCTATGCTGCTTATGCTAAAACCGGTGAAAACCTAAATCAAGCTCAAGTCAATGCTGCCCAAGACGAAATGGGCACTTTAAGTAAGATTACCAAAGAAAACTCTGATAAAGACGGTTATAGCGATGCGCAACTTAATCATGCTGTTGCTGGCGCCAAGCAAGAAATGGGTAAAGTTGGCAACAATATTTCTAATAGTCAAATTCATGATATCGTTGACAAACAAATTAATATTAACCACCTTGGCGATACCATTAACAATAACCAAAAGCAGCAAATCATCAATGTTTTAATTGAAGTCCGTGATTCTGGAGCGTTGAAGAATCATAATTTTAAACAACAGGCTGCTAGTGTTTCACAAGGAATTAAGGAACATGCTAAAGGTATTTTTGATAAAATAAATACTCCTAAAAATCGTAACTGGTTCCAGCAAATATGGCATAATGTGACCGAATTCTTTGGACACCTATTTGGTGGCACTCTAGTTTTAAACTAA
- a CDS encoding alpha/beta hydrolase yields MFFNTKKYKEEAEKNRKHNLATEPSRLNMICLAILATFAPTRILLRLHKTKITDNVNIINNTKCEQIPIIYFHGFRGGDYTTNAMVKQALKDKGDSRFLKVTVDLWGNYKLEGTWTDDAQPIVQVVFRQRLVGIYAIDYYLRLVLPFLAKRYHFTHYTAVAHSLACPCIVRTEMRTVHKKHFPRLDKCVFIAGPFDGVTYLGDIPNVNGLNENGRPAVINFHYLYLLFRRKRFNPKIQVLNIYGNVLDNTNSDKFISVISAKSIRYILAPSAQSYHEVEIRGKKYAEHSWMHDNPFVIDIVDKFIGLKE; encoded by the coding sequence ATGTTCTTCAATACTAAAAAATATAAAGAAGAAGCAGAAAAAAATCGTAAACATAATTTAGCTACTGAGCCTAGCCGCCTTAACATGATCTGCTTGGCTATTTTAGCTACTTTTGCACCCACTAGAATATTACTACGATTGCACAAAACTAAAATTACAGACAATGTCAACATTATCAACAATACAAAATGTGAGCAAATTCCTATTATCTACTTTCACGGTTTTCGCGGAGGCGACTACACGACTAACGCAATGGTTAAACAAGCTTTAAAAGATAAAGGAGATAGTCGCTTTTTAAAAGTTACTGTTGACTTGTGGGGTAATTACAAGCTAGAAGGCACGTGGACAGATGATGCTCAACCAATTGTGCAAGTAGTTTTTCGACAGCGCTTAGTAGGAATTTATGCGATTGATTATTATTTACGCTTAGTTTTGCCATTTTTAGCTAAAAGATATCATTTTACTCATTATACCGCAGTTGCCCACTCACTTGCTTGTCCGTGTATTGTGCGGACTGAAATGAGAACCGTGCACAAAAAGCACTTCCCTCGTTTAGATAAGTGTGTGTTTATCGCTGGGCCATTTGATGGTGTTACTTATTTAGGAGATATCCCCAACGTTAATGGACTCAATGAAAATGGTCGACCAGCTGTGATTAACTTTCATTATTTGTACCTCTTATTTAGACGCAAACGTTTTAACCCTAAAATTCAGGTCTTAAATATCTACGGGAATGTCTTAGACAATACTAATAGTGACAAATTTATTTCTGTTATCTCTGCTAAGAGCATTCGGTATATCCTCGCTCCTAGCGCACAATCTTATCATGAAGTTGAAATCCGCGGTAAAAAATATGCTGAACACAGTTGGATGCATGACAATCCATTTGTAATCGACATTGTTGATAAATTTATTGGGTTAAAGGAATAA